One Nonomuraea angiospora DNA segment encodes these proteins:
- a CDS encoding ribbon-helix-helix protein, CopG family, translated as MMRESTGKDTRHEQERSNNNGNFVRLSVNLSHETAHTFKALADRKGLSFTEAIRRAITIWKFVEDQLAQGHELAIVESDGNPRRILFL; from the coding sequence ATGATGCGTGAGTCCACCGGCAAGGACACCAGGCACGAGCAGGAGAGGAGCAACAACAACGGCAATTTCGTCCGGCTGTCCGTCAATCTGAGCCACGAAACCGCGCACACGTTCAAGGCACTGGCCGACCGCAAGGGCCTGTCGTTCACCGAGGCGATCCGCCGCGCCATCACCATCTGGAAATTCGTCGAGGACCAGCTCGCGCAGGGCCATGAGCTGGCCATCGTGGAATCCGATGGAAATCCGCGGAGAATACT